ACACCGCGAACCCCGTCCCCACGATGGTGTGGGGAGCGGGGGCGGAGGCCTTTGCCAGCCGGATCCGGACCATCGCGGACCTCGCCCCGGCGATCCTGGATTCCCTCGGGGTGGTACCGGCCGGGGCCCTTGCCAAGCCCCCGGAAAACGATTAGGCTACATCCATCATGACGCGCCGTGTCCTCGCCGCGGCGGCCGCGGGTCTTGCGCTGACCCTGGCCGCCGCAGCCGCCCAGGGGCCTGAGGCTCCCCGACCGGTCCACGTGATCCGGCTGGAAGGGATCATCGCGCCCAGCGCGACCCACATCATCACGGCGAGCCTGAAGCAGGCCCAGCAGGAGCGGGCGGTGGCGCTCGTCATCGAGCTGGATACCCCCGGCGGCCTGGATGTCTCCATGCGGGCCATCATCAAGGACATGATGGCCTCCGAAGTCCCGGTCGTCGTCTACGTGTCCCCCAGCGGCGCCCGGGCCGCTTCGGCCGGCGCGTTCCTGACCCTGGCCGCCCACATCGCCGCCATGGCCCCCGGCACCAACATCGGGGCCGCCCATCCCGTCAACATGGGGGGGGAGATGGACAAGGAGATGGCGCGGAAGGTGACCAACGACGCCGCGGCCTACATCCGGAGCATCGCCGAGAAGCGGGGCCGGAACGTGAAGTGGGCGGAAGACGCCGTCCGCAGGAGCGTCTCGGTGACCGAGAAGGAGGCGCTGCGTCTCGGGGTCATTGACCTGGTCAGCGAGCGGCTGGAAGACCTGCTGGCAAAGATCGACGGCCGCAGGGTGGAGGTCCCTTCCGGCCCCGTGACCCTGCGGACGAAGGGGGCTCCCCTCGTCCGGATCGAGCCGTCGTTTCGGGACCGGGTCCTCCGCGTGATCTCCGATCCCACCATCGCCTACATCTTGCTCCTCCTGGGCCTGGCTGGCCTCTACTTTGAATTCAGCACCCCCGGGGCCATCCTCCCCGGGATCTTGGGCGGGATCTGCCTCATCCTGGCCTTCTACGCCTTTCAGACCCTCCCCATCAACTATGCCGGCCTCCTTCTGATCCTCCTGGCCGTCGTCCTGTTCATCGCCGAGGCGATGGTGGTCTCTCACGGGCTCCTGACCATGGGGGGGATCGTCTCGATGGTCCTCGGCTCCATCATGCTCATTGACTCCCCCGCCCCGTACCTGCGCATCTCGGTCTCTGCCATCGTGGGGGCGACGGCGGCGACGACCGCCTTCTTCGTCCTGCTGATGGGGGCGGCCGTCCGCGCCCAGCGGGGGACGCCCCAGACGGGGAAGGAGGGACTCCTGGGG
This genomic interval from Candidatus Methylomirabilis sp. contains the following:
- a CDS encoding nodulation protein NfeD, encoding MTRRVLAAAAAGLALTLAAAAAQGPEAPRPVHVIRLEGIIAPSATHIITASLKQAQQERAVALVIELDTPGGLDVSMRAIIKDMMASEVPVVVYVSPSGARAASAGAFLTLAAHIAAMAPGTNIGAAHPVNMGGEMDKEMARKVTNDAAAYIRSIAEKRGRNVKWAEDAVRRSVSVTEKEALRLGVIDLVSERLEDLLAKIDGRRVEVPSGPVTLRTKGAPLVRIEPSFRDRVLRVISDPTIAYILLLLGLAGLYFEFSTPGAILPGILGGICLILAFYAFQTLPINYAGLLLILLAVVLFIAEAMVVSHGLLTMGGIVSMVLGSIMLIDSPAPYLRISVSAIVGATAATTAFFVLLMGAAVRAQRGTPQTGKEGLLGTVGVARTRLTPGGLVFVQGAIWSAEASEVVEVGEQVEVVGIDGLKLTVRKVKTDPAARLARPDAPATG